From the genome of Aspergillus chevalieri M1 DNA, chromosome 8, nearly complete sequence, one region includes:
- a CDS encoding uncharacterized protein (COG:S;~EggNog:ENOG410PXZA), whose product MAPIYSSTAQCIILEDIDEDTGHTLVHYLCTGEYEEHCKRCNGPEQYRRSVLAYVAASNLSLGELESLASEQMEQYERVVDIFQILAVAPEIWPMVLADEDDVDADHLVDKVTAALECDLDLYDRDGFVHFGQSLEFDNFLL is encoded by the coding sequence ATGGCACCAATCTACTCCAGCACCGCCCAATGCATCATCCTAGAAGACATAGACGAAGACACTGGACACACACTCGTCCACTACCTATGCACAGGCGAATATGAAGAGCACTGCAAGCGCTGCAATGGACCCGAGCAGTACAGGCGCAGCGTCCTTGCGTACGTTGCGGCAAGCAATCTTAGTCTCGGCGAGCTGGAGTCGCTTGCAAGTGAGCAGATGGAACAGTATGAGCGTGTCGTTGATATCTTCCAGATACTGGCTGTAGCGCCGGAGATATGGCCGATGGTTTTggccgatgaggatgatgtggATGCGGATCATCTCGTAGATAAGGTCACTGCTGCTTTGGAGTGTGATTTGGATCTCTATGATAGAGATGGGTTTGTGCATTTTGGACAGTCGCTAGAGTTTGATAATTTCTTGCTGTAG
- a CDS encoding uncharacterized protein (SECRETED:SignalP(1-25)) gives MLLKRTIFILKSLILTNIRLLPALASYLGTFNAMESTECACGRGLQDIRHVLLHCTNQAGPRMRHLTEGSRRELDYRAYLTRPDLVPKAVRFMLETGLLGQFQTLPTTYQVTTTDLRQPAA, from the coding sequence ATGCTCCTCAAACGCACTATTTTCATCCTCAAGAGTCTCATACTCACTAATATCCGTCTCCTCCctgcgctggctagttatcttggtacctttaacgctatggaatcgactgaatgtGCTTGTGGACGAGgccttcaagatatacgccatgttctcctccactgtaccaACCAGGCTggcccccggatgcgccaccTTACGGagggatcaaggcgggagctggattaccgggcctacctaacacgcccagacctggtaccgaaggcagtgcgctttatgcttgagacaggcctcctaggccagtttcagacgctaccaaccacataccaaGTCACGACAACGGACTTGAGGCAACCagcagcatag
- a CDS encoding ADP-ribosylation factor-like protein (COG:U;~EggNog:ENOG410PI9F;~InterPro:IPR005225,IPR027417,IPR044154,IPR006689;~PFAM:PF00025,PF08477,PF00071,PF01926,PF09439;~go_function: GO:0003924 - GTPase activity [Evidence IEA];~go_function: GO:0005525 - GTP binding [Evidence IEA];~go_process: GO:0015031 - protein transport [Evidence IEA]) codes for MAGIFRTIYDWLLRMFWATEMDVTMIGLQNAGKSSLLRVLAGAEFTVDSIPTIGFNTKRVQKGHVTLKCWDLGGQPRFRPMWERYCRGVNAIVYIVDAADRPALPVATEELHELMKKPTLDGIPLLVLGNKSDLPDKLSVDELIEAMDLKSITHREVSCYGISAKEETNLDAVLHWLIARASR; via the exons ATGGCAGGAATATTTCGGACGATTTATGACTGGCTTTTGAGGATGTTCTG GGCGACGGAGATGGATGTCACCATGATTGGTCTCCAGAACGCAGGGAAATCCTCATTATTGCGTGTGCTTGCG GGTGCCGAATTTACTGTAGA TTCCATTCCCACGATCGGGTTCAATACGAAACGGGTACAAAAGGGACATGTGACTCTGAAATG CTGGGATTTAGGAGGACAGCCACGCTTCCGACCCATGTGGGAACGATATTGCCGGGGCGTCAATGCTATAGT CTATATCGTGGATGCCGCTGACCGACCTGCGCTACCGGTTGCGACGGAGGAACTGCACGAGCTGATGAAGAAGCCCACATTGGATGGCATCCCGCTCTTAGTCCTGGGAAACAAGTCGGATCTCCCGGATAAACTCTCTGTCGACGAGCTGATCGAAGCGATGGATCTGAAATCGATCACGCATCGCGAAGTGAGCTGCTACGGCATCAGCGCCAAAGAGGAGACGAATCTGGATGCGGTGCTGCACTGGTTGATTGCGAGGGCTAGTCGATGA
- the ACR2 gene encoding DNA-directed RNA polymerase I core subunit RPA135 (COG:K;~EggNog:ENOG410PFMF;~InterPro:IPR007120,IPR007121,IPR037034,IPR037033, IPR015712,IPR014724,IPR007642,IPR007641,IPR009674, IPR007645,IPR007644;~PFAM:PF04561,PF00562,PF04563,PF04565,PF04560, PF06883;~go_component: GO:0005634 - nucleus [Evidence IEA];~go_function: GO:0003677 - DNA binding [Evidence IEA];~go_function: GO:0003899 - DNA-directed 5'-3' RNA polymerase activity [Evidence IEA];~go_function: GO:0032549 - ribonucleoside binding [Evidence IEA];~go_process: GO:0006351 - transcription, DNA-templated [Evidence IEA]): protein MAPAPTNTEWSVNYDVLRREQLFRHPPKDHTAYPALAAAIRPHIDSFNALFDDTKVLEHGLKDIGTKTFLDGDVETPEQKKARQAEGRKAPKRNRLNVRIREVFLEKPVLPPTNKFTTRNRNIYPSETRERHATYRGKLRAKLEYQVNNGDWMESVRELGQVPIMLRTNRCHLEKASPEQLVQHKEESEELGGYFIVNGNEKLIRMLVVGKRNYPMSIIRGSFVKRGNSYTKYGVQIRSVRPDQTSQTNVLHYLSDGNVTFRFSWRKNEYLIPVMMILKALVETNDREIFEGIVGGASSKGVSNTFITDRVELLLRTYKGYNLHGRSSCRAYLGEKFKPVLGVPADMSNEDAGTEFLRKVVLPHLGNQDVTETQDYDKFKMLMFMIRKLYALVAGDCAPDNPDAVSNQEILLGGFLYGMILKERLEEWVRSLGPITRDWCNRNGGAKFTDPEFERDFLPKIVKRTNENIGGALEYFLSTGNLVSPTGLDLQQASGYTVMAEKINFYRFISHFRMIHRGSFFAQLKTTTVRKLLPESWGFFCPVHTPDGAPCGLLNHLAHKCLIATSNVNVSHIPRLLVQLGVRSESSAAIDESVTVQLDGRIIGYCSPKQARVVHDTLRHWKVTGMHKVPRELEIGYVPNMNGGQYPGIYMFSQAARMYRPVKHLGSDKLDYVGPFEQPFMEIACMPSDLIPGVSSHIEFTPTNILSIVANMTPFSDYNQSPRNMYQCQMSKQTMGTPGTAIDYRTDNKLYRLQTGQTPIVRPPLYNAYGLDNFPNGTNAVVAILSYTGYDMDDAMIINKSSHERGFGHGTIYKTKIHNLDEKDSRRSKSKREVTKLFGFAPGGEIRAEWRATLDEDGLPHIGTRVREGSLIAAWHTVRYDAASDSYVNVDGITHFMKYKDAEEGYIDSIRVMGAETGTEPCQALSVKYRVPRKPIIGDKFSSRHGQKGVCSQLWPAVDMPFSESGIQPDLIINPHAFPSRMTIAQMIESMAGKAGALHGHPQDSTPFQFSESNTATDFFGHQLRKAGYNYHGNEPLYSGITGKEFAADIFIGVVHYQRLRHMVNDKFQVRTTGPVNSLTGQPVKGRAKGGGIRVGEMERDSLIAHGAAFILQDRLMNCSDSTRAWICRDCGSFLSTQVAVPSVGGSKARIAAAKAQTSASAANNAANAAATSALGGTAGIVRCRRCAREAVFEDSRAEVWEDGDGRRYVGGDNVTVVAVPGVLRYLDVELAAMGIRMKFKIDN from the exons ATGGCTCCCGCACCGACAAACACCGAGTGGTCGGTCAATTACGACGTGCTCCGCCGGGAGCAACTTTTCAGACACCCACCGAAGGACCACACGGCCTATCCTGCCTTGGCCGCTGCAATCCGTCCTCATATCGATTCGTTCAATGCGCTCTTCGATGACACCAAGGTGCTTGAGCATGGATTAAAGGATATTGGCACCAAGACCTTCCTTGATGGGGATGTCGAAACTCCCGAACAGAAGAAGGCGAGGCAAGCAGAGGGACGGAAAGCGCCTAAGAGGAATCGGCTCAATGTGCGCATCCGGGAAGTTTTCCTCGAGAAGCCGGTCTTGCCTCCCACGAACAAGTTCACTACGCGCAACCGGAATATTTACCCCTCGGAAACCCGTGAGAGACATGCTACGTATCGTGGAAAGCTGCGCGCAAAGCTTGAGTACCAGGTCAACAATGGGGACTGGATGGAGTCGGTTAGAGAGCTGGGTCAGGTTCCGATTATGTTGAGG ACCAACAGATGTCACCTAGAAAAGGCAAGCCCCGAACAGCTCGTTCAGCACAAGGAAGAATCGGAGGAACTGGGTGGTTACTTCATCGTCAACGGTAACGAAAAGCTCATTCGAATGTTGGTCGTTGGAAAACGGAACTACCCCATGTCGATTATCCGTGGTTCGTTTGTCAAGCGTGGAAACTCGTACACCAAGTACGGTGTGCAAATTCGATCTGTCCGGCCGGACCAGACATCGCAGACCAACGTGCTCCACTATCTCAGCGACGGCAACGTGACTTTCCGTTTCTCGTGGCGTAAGAACGAATATCTCATCCCGGTGATGATGATCCTCAAGGCTTTGGTTGAGACCAACGATCGCGAAATCTTCGAGGGAATTGTTGGTGGTGCTTCGTCCAAGGGTGTCAGCAACACCTTCATTACGGACCGTGTGGAACTTTTGCTGCGGACATACAAAGGTTACAACCTCCATGGCCGCTCGTCCTGCCGCGCCTACCTCGGAGAGAAGTTCAAGCCTGTCCTTGGTGTCCCCGCGGACATGTCGAACGAAGACGCCGGTACCGAGTTTCTGCGCAAGGTTGTCCTGCCGCATCTGGGCAACCAGGATGTCACCGAGACTCAGGACTATGATAAGTTCAAGATGCTTATGTTCATGATTCGGAAGCTTTACGCCCTTGTCGCTGGAGACTGTGCCCCCGATAACCCCGATGCTGTGTCCAACCAGGAAATTCTGCTTGGTGGTTTCTTGTATGGTATGATCTTGAAGGAAAGACTGGAAGAATGGGTGAGGTCCCTTGGGCCCATCACGCGGGATTGGTGTAATCGAAACGGCGGCGCCAAATTTACAGACCCCGAGTTCGAAAGGGACTTCCTACCCAAGATCGTGAAGAGAACCAACGAAAACATCGGAGGGGCCCTCGAATACTTCCTCTCAACAGGTAACCTAGTCAGTCCTACTGGTCTCGACTTGCAACAGGCATCCGGTTACACTGTCATGGCCGAAAAGATCAATTTCTACCGATTCATCAGTCACTTCCGCATGATTCACCGTGGTAGTTTCTTTGCGCAACTGAAGACGACTACAGTCCGGAAGCTGCTCCCTGAGAGTTGGGGTTTCTTCTGCCCTGTCCACACACCCGATGGTGCGCCTTGCGGTCTGCTCAACCACTTGGCACACAAGTGCTTGATCGCTACCAGTAACGTGAACGTCTCGCATATTCCCCGGTTACTGGTGCAGCTGGGCGTGCGGTCCGAGTCCTCAGCCGCCATCGACGAGAGCGTGACTGTGCAACTGGACGGCCGGATTATCGGCTACTGCTCCCCCAAGCAAGCCCGCGTGGTCCACGACACCCTCCGTCACTGGAAGGTAACAGGCATGCACAAGGTTCCCCGCGAGCTCGAAATCGGCTACGTCCCCAACATGAACGGCGGCCAGTACCCGGGTATCTACATGTTCTCGCAAGCCGCCAGAATGTACCGTCCCGTGAAGCACCTGGGCTCCGACAAGCTCGACTACGTGGGCCCCTTCGAGCAACCCTTCATGGAAATTGCATGCATGCCCTCCGACCTCATCCCGGGCGTCTCCTCACACATCGAATTCACACCAACCAACATCCTCTCCATCGTCGCCAACATGACGCCCTTCTCCGACTACAACCAATCCCCCCGTAACATGTACCAGTGCCAGATGAGCAAGCAGACCATGGGTACCCCGGGTACAGCCATCGACTACCGCACAGACAACAAGCTCTACCGTCTGCAGACGGGTCAAACGCCCATCGTCCGCCCACCCCTCTACAACGCCTACGGATTGGACAACTTTCCCAACGGCACCAACGCCGTCGTCGCTATTCTCTCGTACACGGGTTACGACATGGACGATGCAATGATTATCAACAAGTCCTCGCACGAGCGCGGCTTCGGTCATGGAACAATCTACAAGACCAAGATCCACAACCTCGACGAGAAGGACTCGCGTCGGAGCAAGTCCAAGCGCGAAGTCACCAAGCTCTTTGGTTTCGCACCCGGTGGTGAAATCCGCGCTGAATGGCGCGCTACCCTCGACGAAGACGGTCTCCCGCACATTGGTACCCGCGTACGCGAGGGTTCCCTCATTGCCGCATGGCATACAGTGCGTTACGATGCCGCCTCGGACTCATACGTCAACGTCGACGGCATCACGCATTTCATGAAGTACAAGGATGCCGAGGAGGGATACATCGATAGTATCCGGGTCATGGGTGCGGAGACGGGCACGGAGCCATGCCAGGCGCTGAGCGTCAAGTACCGGGTTCCGCGTAAGCCGATTATCGGTGACAAGTTCTCGTCTCGTCACGGACAGAAGGGTGTCTGCTCGCAGTTGTGGCCTGCGGTCGACATGCCGTTCTCTGAGAGTGGTATCCAGCCTGATCTCATCATTAACCCTCACGCTTTTCCTTCTC GTATGACAATCGCCCAAATGATCGAATCCATGGCCGGCAAAGCCGGCGCCCTCCACGGCCACCCACAAGACAGTACCCCTTTCCAATTCAGCGAATCCAACACAGCCACCGACTTCTTCGGCCACCAACTGCGCAAAGCCGGCTACAACTACCACGGCAACGAGCCGCTCTACTCCGGCATCACAGGCAAAGAGTTCGCCGCCGACATCTTCATCGGCGTCGTGCACTATCAGCGTCTGCGTCACATGGTTAACGACAAGTTCCAAGTCCGTACAACGGGTCCTGTGAACTCGTTGACGGGACAGCCTGTTAAGGGACGTGCGAAGGGTGGTGGTATTCGTGTTGGTGAGATGGAGAGGGATTCGTTGATTGCGCACGGGGCAGCGTTTATACTGCAGGATCGGTTGATGAATTGTTCGGATTCGACGCGGGCGTGGATTTGTAGGGATTGTGGAAGTTTCTTGTCGACGCAGGTTGCTGTGCCGTCGGTGGGCGGTAGTAAGGCTAGGATTGCGGCGGCGAAGGCGCAAACTTCTGCTTCTGCGGCTAATAATGCAGCTAATGCGGCCGCTACGTCGGCGCTTGGGGGGACTGCTGGTATTGTCCGTTGTCGTCGGTGTGCCCGTGAGGCGGTGTTTGAGGACTCCCGGGCTGAGGTTTGGGAGGATGGTGATGGAAGACGGTATGTCGGCGGTGATaatgttactgttgttgctgtGCCGGGTGTGTTGCGATACCTGGATGTCGAGTTGGCCGCTATGGGTATCCGGATGAAattcaagattgacaactgA